In Mesorhizobium sp. 113-3-3, a genomic segment contains:
- a CDS encoding Crp/Fnr family transcriptional regulator has product MVSLGANDIIHLPRLARIDPGLFDLLFSGCKVERYAEGQHLFVQEDPADRIYGVMRGTVEISIYSPGGQRLVANLEPSYSLIGEIGALDGHPRTATAICLTVCELVSLSRKQLFDRIEKHPPLARAMIELLCARLRWVSGELGDHAFLSIEARLAKRLFFLARVIADGSGWIPISQSELGEFLGATRESVNKTLNNWRNRSIIAMKRGGLRITNAGALRHLADSQDED; this is encoded by the coding sequence ATGGTTTCCTTGGGCGCGAACGACATAATTCATCTGCCGCGACTTGCACGGATTGATCCAGGCCTGTTCGATCTTCTTTTCAGCGGCTGCAAGGTCGAACGCTACGCGGAGGGCCAGCATCTCTTCGTTCAGGAGGATCCAGCCGATCGCATTTACGGGGTGATGCGCGGGACGGTTGAGATATCCATATATTCGCCGGGAGGCCAGAGGCTGGTGGCCAATCTCGAGCCGTCCTACAGTCTAATCGGAGAGATTGGCGCGCTCGACGGGCACCCGCGCACTGCAACCGCCATCTGCCTCACAGTTTGCGAACTGGTCTCGCTTAGCCGGAAGCAGCTTTTCGATCGAATTGAAAAACACCCGCCGCTTGCGCGGGCCATGATTGAACTATTGTGCGCGCGGTTGCGCTGGGTCAGCGGTGAACTTGGGGATCATGCTTTCCTCAGCATTGAGGCCAGACTGGCAAAACGACTCTTCTTTTTGGCTCGCGTAATAGCGGATGGCTCAGGCTGGATACCGATCTCCCAATCTGAACTAGGGGAATTCTTGGGCGCCACGCGCGAGTCCGTCAACAAGACGCTCAACAACTGGCGTAACCGCTCGATTATCGCGATGAAGCGTGGTGGTCTGCGAATAACGAACGCTGGCGCTCTTCGTCACCTAGCCGACTCGCAGGACGAAGACTGA
- a CDS encoding ATP-binding protein — MSDDHEAMTDRSLQSTSEHRYLTVAFCDIVGSSALSQTHDREAIRTILDKFQSICIDVVNRHGGAVVSSAGDGVLFQFGFPRAHGNDAERAVRASLAIVETIRCTDFSSGLGSMPSIHAKVGLSSGLILVSPERTQTWRISHSLTGEAVNLASRIQGLAGADAVLASHETVEVLEGGFETQPIGARRLKGFSRAIHVSEIKGPKMAADRSSARFQRGSTRIIGRGAELDMIQEAWRNVQVYQSQSTLFIYGEAGVGKSRLVEEFRKSSDTADATYVKLNCSEIAAAIPLHPIVGFLRSSAGAMQTDSAANVSDKTDKFLKQFGIEGDVERHVMRSLLGLESVDQARLGSAQPRHRKKIEFGLLLGIFERLLGPAPCILFLDDVHWLDPSSREFIEILIERLKGRPLLVMLASRKKLEVSARERYPHSIDLEPLNFADSHEVLSWVPGTDQLGHHTTRQIVELSDGIPFYLEELAIAALEHRGHLATREPPKNVRRYEIPLLLAELLSERLDSVPSMQPLLRVMSAFGEPISVQILSLALGEPPDQIQAKLAALIHEGVVAVSGGSSEEVYDFRHALLNRVCYGGMVHAIRHESHRRIVSALLSNNTPPVAEVLAHHLTGAAMYEKAAEAWLKAGTEAARRSANVEAINSLSRALDAVGQIRDSPGYIPLELMVRASLVGPYVAVKGFCAPEVFECCSAGLSLCEKHPSPYVFPFLYARFTWEITTGHVHAALATAQAFLDLAAARNYQPGETIGNRLLGMALFANGQSKEAERALSSSILNYNPDVDNSVTYLFGANSKITGQALLSLVLFYSGRDHEAATLGIETLRHADELRHPLSTAIAIGYIGGFIAAYNGEVENVVSQSRRLVTFSAENSLRVFQIFGDFFLGWASFQSGRLASGLQLMSEALENLAAIGWKLSVPNMIAFYAEACVAVGKTSEAMQLCELAKTLVSEGETWGECEVLRVEALAMHHGQPEDSLAAERLIQRSVALARERLSPTFERRALKTAKLIFGRETIQDDAIEHRLLEIGNMGK; from the coding sequence ATGTCGGACGACCACGAGGCTATGACGGACCGCAGTTTGCAGTCGACCTCGGAACATCGCTATCTCACGGTTGCCTTCTGTGACATCGTTGGTTCTTCCGCTTTATCACAAACGCATGACCGAGAAGCAATTCGAACAATCCTGGACAAATTCCAGTCGATTTGCATCGATGTTGTGAACCGGCATGGGGGAGCCGTCGTTTCCTCAGCAGGCGATGGGGTACTGTTCCAGTTTGGCTTCCCTCGCGCTCACGGCAACGATGCCGAACGGGCCGTGCGTGCGTCTCTGGCGATCGTCGAGACCATCCGTTGCACCGACTTCTCGTCCGGGCTCGGATCCATGCCGAGCATTCATGCTAAGGTTGGCCTTAGCAGCGGCCTTATATTGGTTAGCCCCGAGCGGACCCAGACATGGCGGATCAGTCACAGCCTCACTGGCGAAGCCGTAAACCTCGCTAGCCGGATACAAGGTCTGGCCGGGGCGGACGCAGTGCTGGCCTCGCACGAGACCGTGGAGGTCCTTGAGGGGGGGTTCGAAACGCAGCCGATTGGCGCCCGACGACTAAAAGGATTCAGTAGGGCAATCCATGTCTCTGAGATCAAGGGACCTAAGATGGCCGCAGATAGGAGTTCAGCCCGTTTCCAGCGGGGCTCCACGAGGATCATTGGCCGAGGTGCTGAACTCGATATGATTCAGGAAGCTTGGCGAAATGTGCAAGTGTATCAATCACAGAGCACCCTATTTATCTATGGAGAAGCGGGCGTCGGAAAATCTCGCCTCGTCGAAGAGTTTCGAAAGTCCTCGGATACGGCGGATGCTACTTATGTTAAACTGAACTGCTCCGAGATAGCTGCAGCGATTCCCCTGCATCCGATTGTAGGATTTCTCCGATCCTCGGCAGGAGCGATGCAAACCGATTCCGCTGCCAATGTCTCTGATAAAACCGATAAATTCTTGAAGCAATTCGGCATAGAAGGAGACGTCGAGCGCCACGTCATGCGCTCCTTGCTGGGGTTGGAAAGTGTCGATCAGGCAAGACTCGGCAGCGCCCAGCCAAGACATCGCAAGAAGATCGAATTTGGCCTGCTTCTTGGGATATTCGAGAGACTCCTCGGACCTGCGCCTTGCATTCTGTTTCTGGACGACGTGCATTGGCTTGATCCGTCGTCGAGGGAATTCATTGAAATTCTTATCGAACGGCTCAAGGGTCGGCCCCTCCTCGTCATGCTGGCCTCAAGAAAGAAATTGGAGGTGAGCGCCCGGGAGAGATATCCTCACTCGATTGATCTGGAGCCCTTGAATTTTGCCGACAGCCATGAAGTCCTCAGCTGGGTTCCCGGTACCGATCAACTTGGTCATCATACGACCAGGCAAATCGTCGAGCTCTCGGATGGCATCCCCTTTTACCTTGAAGAACTGGCTATCGCGGCACTAGAGCATCGCGGCCACCTGGCCACACGCGAGCCGCCGAAGAATGTGCGTAGGTATGAAATTCCATTGTTGTTGGCCGAACTCCTTTCGGAGCGTCTCGACAGTGTGCCATCGATGCAGCCGCTGCTGCGCGTGATGTCCGCGTTTGGCGAACCGATTTCAGTGCAGATTCTAAGCTTGGCCCTGGGAGAGCCACCAGATCAAATCCAAGCCAAACTCGCCGCTCTCATCCACGAAGGCGTAGTCGCAGTCAGCGGCGGATCGTCGGAGGAGGTCTACGATTTTCGGCACGCTCTTCTGAACCGCGTCTGTTACGGAGGCATGGTGCACGCAATCAGACATGAGAGCCACCGACGCATCGTAAGCGCATTGCTGTCGAACAACACCCCACCGGTGGCCGAGGTCCTGGCACACCACCTCACCGGTGCGGCGATGTACGAGAAGGCTGCCGAAGCCTGGTTAAAGGCAGGGACCGAGGCAGCAAGACGCTCAGCCAATGTCGAGGCTATAAATAGCCTGAGCAGAGCTTTGGATGCAGTTGGACAGATAAGAGATAGCCCCGGCTACATTCCCCTCGAATTGATGGTGAGGGCCTCCTTGGTCGGGCCTTATGTCGCGGTGAAGGGGTTCTGCGCTCCCGAAGTATTCGAGTGTTGCTCAGCGGGATTATCTTTGTGCGAGAAGCATCCGTCACCGTACGTCTTTCCGTTCCTATACGCACGGTTCACTTGGGAAATCACTACGGGTCATGTTCATGCTGCGCTTGCGACAGCTCAGGCCTTTTTGGATCTCGCTGCGGCGCGAAACTATCAACCCGGCGAGACAATCGGTAACCGCCTGCTGGGGATGGCGCTCTTTGCCAATGGCCAGTCGAAGGAGGCCGAGCGCGCCCTTTCTTCCTCCATTTTGAATTATAACCCCGATGTGGACAACTCGGTAACCTACCTCTTTGGAGCGAATTCCAAGATTACGGGCCAAGCTCTGCTGAGCCTTGTATTGTTTTATTCGGGGAGGGACCATGAGGCCGCCACTTTAGGGATCGAGACGCTGCGCCATGCAGATGAACTGCGTCATCCCCTCTCCACTGCAATTGCGATTGGTTACATCGGTGGGTTCATCGCGGCCTACAATGGTGAGGTTGAGAACGTTGTCTCACAGTCTCGCCGCCTCGTGACCTTTTCAGCAGAAAACAGCCTTCGCGTGTTCCAAATCTTCGGAGATTTCTTCCTAGGCTGGGCTTCTTTTCAGTCCGGGAGACTAGCAAGCGGACTCCAGCTTATGTCGGAGGCACTGGAAAACCTGGCTGCAATCGGGTGGAAGCTGTCAGTTCCCAACATGATAGCATTTTATGCCGAAGCATGCGTGGCAGTCGGCAAGACATCTGAGGCAATGCAACTGTGCGAGCTCGCCAAGACGCTTGTCTCAGAGGGAGAGACGTGGGGCGAGTGCGAGGTTCTCAGGGTCGAAGCGCTGGCAATGCATCACGGCCAGCCGGAAGACTCCCTGGCTGCCGAGAGGCTTATTCAGCGCTCCGTGGCCCTCGCTCGTGAGCGGCTTTCGCCCACGTTTGAGCGCCGCGCCCTCAAAACGGCGAAGCTGATTTTTGGTAGGGAGACAATTCAGGACGATGCGATTGAGCATCGTCTCCTTGAGATCGGTAACATGGGAAAGTAA
- a CDS encoding sulfatase-like hydrolase/transferase — MPAAGERADQAPADHHSRWGVVAVCVKLIMIAGFVAITSFDFWDRVGNLVANGRFTTLASFLAIWGLAIVALLFAAFQPRLVTRLLWAVPLALSSAAAWLYFKASNADLSVFDILSLWASRNSVGEAASFYDRLIWPAAAIMAFGVASLSVPPAAKGARLSRWMGRMAWLPVLPILIIAAVVYAKDGGGSSGMPKQFAPLALSAMAAERIMTQGAPERRSVAWNATAQNRPRDIVMMIDESVRGDFVDLTPGNSHTPRIAALAGKLVNFGPAVSGGDCSVYSNAILRLAASRRDLAHSVNTNPTIWQYAKKAGYRTVYIDAQSTAKAVVVLGNTNFMTAREKHDIDKTYLIDDVAMDHADLRLIEILRGELAGSQPVFVYANKNGAHFPYDWSYPPSEAVYGPTVASAGRDTVATRMASYRNAIRWSVDYFMQELFERADLSNTAMLYTSDHGQLLKVGESTHCTIFNPDPRVGLVPLMAYAADPALRARFAAGAAANRGKASHFQIVPTVLELMGYSPADIASEYDESLFAATSHPVQFTSGDIFGLFSDSVHWNPLDLSQDYLEPDAKTLLPGKPPAQASTLTAGTSQ, encoded by the coding sequence ATGCCGGCCGCAGGTGAACGCGCCGATCAGGCTCCGGCCGATCATCACAGTCGCTGGGGCGTCGTAGCCGTATGTGTCAAATTGATCATGATCGCCGGTTTCGTGGCGATCACCAGTTTCGACTTCTGGGATCGAGTCGGGAATCTCGTTGCCAACGGGCGCTTCACCACGCTGGCCTCATTCCTCGCAATCTGGGGACTGGCGATAGTGGCGTTGTTGTTTGCAGCATTTCAGCCCCGGCTCGTCACACGTCTCCTCTGGGCCGTGCCGCTTGCCCTGTCGAGCGCGGCAGCCTGGCTCTATTTCAAGGCAAGCAACGCCGATCTGTCGGTCTTCGATATTCTTTCCCTTTGGGCGAGCCGCAATTCCGTCGGCGAGGCCGCCAGTTTCTACGATCGGCTGATCTGGCCCGCCGCCGCGATCATGGCCTTTGGCGTGGCGTCGCTTTCGGTTCCGCCAGCAGCGAAAGGCGCCCGGCTATCGAGATGGATGGGGCGCATGGCCTGGCTGCCCGTGTTGCCGATCCTGATTATTGCCGCCGTGGTTTACGCCAAGGACGGCGGGGGCTCCTCGGGCATGCCGAAACAATTCGCTCCGCTGGCTCTTTCCGCGATGGCCGCGGAGCGGATCATGACACAAGGTGCTCCAGAGCGCCGCTCCGTCGCATGGAACGCCACAGCGCAGAACAGGCCCCGCGACATCGTCATGATGATCGACGAAAGCGTTCGCGGGGATTTCGTCGATCTGACGCCTGGCAATTCGCACACGCCCCGCATCGCCGCCCTCGCGGGCAAACTCGTCAATTTCGGTCCCGCCGTGTCCGGCGGCGACTGCAGCGTCTATTCGAACGCCATACTGCGTCTCGCGGCGTCGCGTCGCGACCTGGCCCATTCCGTCAATACCAACCCGACAATCTGGCAGTACGCCAAGAAGGCCGGATACCGGACGGTGTATATCGACGCGCAGTCGACCGCCAAGGCAGTCGTCGTCCTGGGGAACACGAACTTCATGACGGCGCGAGAAAAGCATGACATCGACAAGACCTATCTCATAGACGATGTAGCCATGGACCACGCCGATCTCCGTTTGATAGAGATCCTGCGCGGCGAGCTGGCCGGCAGCCAGCCAGTGTTCGTCTACGCCAACAAGAACGGCGCGCATTTTCCCTATGACTGGTCATATCCTCCATCGGAAGCGGTCTACGGCCCCACAGTGGCGTCGGCGGGTCGGGATACGGTTGCGACACGCATGGCATCCTACCGCAACGCAATCCGCTGGTCGGTCGATTATTTCATGCAAGAACTGTTCGAGAGAGCCGATCTTTCGAATACCGCGATGCTCTATACTTCCGACCACGGGCAGCTGCTGAAAGTCGGCGAATCGACCCACTGCACCATCTTCAATCCCGATCCGCGCGTGGGTCTGGTTCCGTTGATGGCCTATGCCGCCGATCCGGCGCTGAGGGCGCGTTTCGCGGCCGGCGCCGCGGCCAATCGCGGCAAGGCGAGCCATTTCCAGATCGTTCCTACCGTGCTGGAGCTGATGGGATACAGTCCCGCCGACATCGCGTCCGAATACGACGAGTCGCTCTTCGCCGCGACGTCCCACCCGGTGCAATTCACCAGCGGCGATATCTTTGGGTTGTTCTCCGATTCCGTGCACTGGAATCCGTTGGATCTGTCACAGGACTACCTCGAACCTGACGCGAAGACATTGCTGCCGGGCAAGCCGCCGGCGCAGGCGAGCACCCTTACCGCAGGGACATCGCAGTGA
- a CDS encoding ABC transporter permease has protein sequence MSTSAITPVPFGRRIKRFMADRPLVPLIILLVILVVILQFLRPGIVNERWIANTIKFAIPLAILAGCQTMTMLTGGIDLSVGTVATMSAFIMATQIVSQDPSIAFLLAMMPAVLIGLVNGIGVGVFRVHPLIMTLGTSLIGTGCLQVYQRTVIASGAKIPDFLAWLGTGVTWGFPNALLLFIPLAALIVFTLARTGFGRLLYAVGDNERATRLSGVQYWQVITALYVTSSLLAGITGLLYIGLIKAPSLSLAEPLVLPSVAAAVIGGTSIFGGRGGYTGTIIGALILTVLTTLLTILQMPEGARRILFGLIVLFVTAAYLRIVEER, from the coding sequence ATGAGCACGTCAGCGATCACCCCCGTCCCCTTCGGCCGCCGCATAAAGCGCTTCATGGCCGACCGGCCGCTCGTCCCGCTGATCATCCTGCTCGTCATCCTGGTGGTGATCCTGCAATTCCTGCGGCCCGGCATCGTCAACGAGCGCTGGATCGCCAACACGATAAAGTTCGCCATTCCGCTGGCGATCCTGGCCGGCTGCCAGACCATGACCATGCTGACCGGCGGCATCGACCTCTCGGTCGGCACGGTGGCGACGATGAGCGCCTTCATCATGGCCACGCAAATCGTCAGCCAGGACCCTTCTATCGCTTTCCTGCTGGCGATGATGCCGGCGGTGCTGATCGGCCTGGTCAACGGCATCGGCGTCGGCGTCTTCCGCGTCCACCCGCTGATCATGACGCTGGGCACAAGCCTGATCGGCACCGGCTGCCTGCAGGTCTACCAGCGCACGGTGATCGCCTCGGGCGCGAAAATCCCCGACTTCCTCGCCTGGCTCGGCACCGGCGTCACCTGGGGCTTTCCCAACGCCCTGTTGCTGTTCATACCGCTGGCCGCACTGATCGTCTTCACGCTGGCCCGCACCGGCTTCGGCCGCCTGCTCTACGCCGTCGGCGACAATGAGCGCGCGACACGCCTGTCGGGCGTGCAGTACTGGCAGGTCATCACCGCGCTCTACGTCACCTCGAGCCTGCTCGCCGGCATAACCGGCCTGCTCTATATCGGCTTGATCAAGGCCCCATCGCTCTCGCTCGCCGAGCCCCTCGTCCTGCCATCGGTGGCGGCAGCCGTCATCGGCGGCACCTCCATCTTCGGCGGCCGCGGCGGCTACACCGGCACCATCATCGGCGCCCTGATCCTGACCGTGCTGACGACGCTGTTGACAATTTTGCAGATGCCGGAGGGGGCGAGACGGATTTTGTTTGGGCTGATCGTGCTGTTTGTGACGGCGGCTTATCTGAGGATTGTGGAGGAGCGGTAG
- a CDS encoding ABC transporter permease: MNHFLRRQGWVIGLFALLIVLFIATKIIQPGYGSGDFGSLARAVLPYAFAVAAQTVVVIAGGIDLSVAAMMALTSVTAASMMAGASEEYALFVVPFVLAMGLVLGALNGLLIVVTRVPDIVVTLAMLFVLQGAALLVLDAPGGAAAEWLKALISGTVPISGLPDAIDAWVPKALLVLVVCLCVIWIPLRRSRLGLSIYAIGSSELAAFRSGVPVKRTRIIAYALSGLFAAFGGLALTMSTGIGAPIPGPYLLASVAAVVLGGVALGGGKGGLLGPIVAVFVLRLVRTDLTLLAIDPNVTAIIEGAIMVAVVMFGAFITMRGRQ; this comes from the coding sequence ATGAACCACTTCCTGCGCCGCCAAGGCTGGGTCATCGGCCTGTTCGCCCTGCTCATCGTCCTGTTCATCGCCACCAAGATCATCCAGCCCGGCTATGGCAGCGGCGATTTCGGCTCGCTGGCGCGGGCAGTCTTGCCGTATGCCTTCGCGGTGGCAGCCCAAACGGTGGTGGTCATCGCCGGCGGCATCGACCTGTCGGTCGCCGCCATGATGGCGCTGACCAGCGTCACCGCCGCCTCGATGATGGCGGGCGCCTCGGAAGAATACGCGCTGTTCGTCGTGCCCTTCGTGCTCGCCATGGGTCTTGTCCTCGGCGCGCTCAACGGCCTGTTGATCGTCGTCACCCGCGTGCCCGACATCGTCGTGACGCTCGCCATGCTGTTCGTGCTGCAGGGCGCGGCCCTGCTGGTGCTGGACGCGCCGGGCGGTGCGGCCGCCGAATGGCTGAAGGCGCTGATTTCGGGCACGGTGCCGATTTCAGGCCTGCCCGACGCCATCGACGCCTGGGTGCCCAAGGCGCTGCTGGTGCTGGTCGTCTGCCTCTGCGTGATCTGGATCCCGCTCAGGCGCTCGCGCCTTGGCCTCTCCATCTACGCCATCGGCTCGAGCGAACTGGCGGCGTTCCGCTCAGGCGTGCCGGTCAAGCGCACCCGCATCATCGCCTATGCGCTGTCGGGCCTGTTCGCCGCCTTTGGCGGCCTGGCGCTGACCATGAGCACCGGCATCGGCGCCCCCATCCCCGGCCCCTACCTGCTGGCCAGCGTCGCCGCCGTGGTGCTGGGCGGCGTCGCGCTCGGCGGCGGCAAGGGCGGCCTGCTCGGCCCCATCGTCGCCGTCTTCGTGCTGCGCCTGGTGCGCACCGACCTGACCCTGCTCGCCATCGACCCCAACGTCACCGCCATCATCGAAGGCGCCATCATGGTGGCGGTGGTGATGTTCGGCGCGTTCATCACGATGCGGGGGCGGCAATGA
- a CDS encoding sugar ABC transporter ATP-binding protein, which produces MSTSPLLDASGVAKNYGAVAALRNASLSVLPGEVHALMGANGAGKSTLVKILTGAISANSGRILIRGEARDIRSPAAARRAGLLPVYQEPSLIPDLDVLSNLRLTGTPVEPFRAWVRELGIADLDLRDTARDIPLAVLRVLDLARALAVEPDVLLLDEMTAALPANLAEKVLEVVRRQGDAGRAVIFISHRFVEISALCDRATVLRDGETVGVVDIVPGVEEKIVELMLGTRIVKTHVAARSAAEKAAPAPAQPRLAVHNLRVGSKLNDVSFDLRDGEVAGVVALEGQGQDELFSALAGSIRPSGGTIEVDGSQVKFSHPIDAIRAGIAYVPGDRSEALAMQRSVRENIALPFSAALRNWGPINMRKERDTVLSAIKRLQIDTRAQGEVQRLSGGNQQKVTIARWIAADARTILCFDPTRGIDVGTKQEIYHLMRELAGNGKSVLFYTSELEEVQRVCDRVIVIFGGRLVDIFPVEEADEPALMRAAYGLPRGTKADIGILADPSSNSTNSTEANP; this is translated from the coding sequence TTGAGCACCAGCCCCCTCCTCGACGCCTCGGGCGTCGCCAAGAACTACGGCGCGGTTGCCGCTTTGCGCAACGCGTCGCTCTCCGTCCTGCCCGGCGAGGTGCACGCGCTGATGGGCGCCAATGGCGCGGGCAAGTCGACGCTGGTGAAGATCCTGACCGGGGCGATCTCGGCGAACTCCGGGCGCATCCTGATCCGTGGCGAGGCGCGTGACATACGCTCGCCCGCCGCCGCGCGCCGCGCAGGCCTGCTGCCCGTCTACCAGGAGCCGTCGCTGATCCCCGATCTCGACGTTCTGTCCAATCTCAGGCTGACCGGCACGCCGGTCGAGCCGTTCCGCGCCTGGGTGCGCGAGCTCGGCATTGCCGATCTCGACCTGCGCGACACCGCGCGCGACATTCCGCTGGCCGTGCTGCGTGTGCTCGACCTCGCCCGCGCACTGGCCGTCGAGCCCGACGTGCTCTTGCTCGACGAGATGACGGCGGCGCTCCCCGCCAACCTCGCCGAAAAAGTGCTGGAAGTGGTGCGCCGCCAGGGCGATGCGGGGCGCGCCGTGATCTTCATTTCGCACCGTTTCGTCGAGATTTCGGCGCTGTGCGACCGCGCCACCGTGCTGCGCGACGGCGAGACCGTCGGCGTCGTCGACATCGTGCCGGGCGTCGAGGAAAAGATCGTCGAGCTGATGCTCGGCACCCGCATCGTCAAAACCCATGTCGCCGCCCGCAGCGCCGCCGAGAAGGCAGCGCCCGCCCCTGCCCAACCTCGGCTCGCCGTGCACAATCTGCGCGTCGGCAGCAAGCTCAACGACGTTTCCTTCGATCTCCGGGACGGCGAGGTCGCCGGCGTCGTTGCCCTCGAAGGCCAAGGCCAGGACGAATTGTTTTCAGCCCTTGCCGGCTCGATCCGCCCTTCGGGCGGCACGATCGAGGTTGACGGCTCTCAGGTGAAATTTTCGCACCCGATCGACGCCATCCGTGCCGGCATTGCCTATGTGCCGGGCGACCGTTCGGAAGCGCTCGCCATGCAGCGCTCGGTGCGCGAGAACATCGCCCTGCCCTTCAGTGCCGCGCTGCGCAACTGGGGACCAATCAATATGCGCAAGGAGCGCGACACGGTGCTCAGCGCTATCAAGCGCCTGCAGATCGACACCCGCGCCCAAGGCGAGGTGCAGCGCCTGTCCGGCGGCAACCAGCAGAAGGTGACGATCGCCCGCTGGATCGCGGCGGACGCCCGCACCATCCTGTGCTTCGACCCGACGCGCGGCATCGATGTCGGCACCAAGCAGGAGATCTATCATCTGATGCGCGAGCTTGCCGGAAACGGCAAGTCGGTGCTGTTCTACACTTCGGAACTGGAAGAGGTGCAGCGCGTCTGCGACCGCGTCATCGTCATCTTCGGCGGCCGCCTCGTCGACATCTTTCCGGTCGAGGAGGCCGACGAGCCGGCGCTGATGCGCGCCGCCTACGGCCTGCCGCGCGGCACCAAGGCCGATATCGGCATTCTGGCCGACCCCTCGTCGAATTCAACGAATTCGACGGAGGCGAATCCATGA
- a CDS encoding ABC transporter substrate-binding protein, with protein sequence MKKILTMVPLLAGAALLASVGVLSAAGKYTIGISNTVQGNGWREEMVCAMKAQALASGEVAKLNIAHRNTDAAGQLEDIRNLISAKVDAIVVNPADPAGIKAGLEEATKAGIVVVAVDQAVTEPSAYIISNNQEEYAYLGAKWLFQQMGGKGEVFYMRGAAGASADSDRDKGFKKALAEFPDVKVAQEVFTGWQQDQAKQQILSFLSTGTPINGIWTSGIDNVIVDALVESQAPLVPIVGADNAGFVGQLSSVKGLVGAAVTNPGSIGGAGVTLALQILDGKKPAQQTVLVQPQLWENATDEGKAKLKAAADPSLSPEWPVSISIPDWTTYTKEQIVACKGPGE encoded by the coding sequence ATGAAGAAAATTCTGACCATGGTGCCGCTGCTTGCGGGCGCAGCCTTGCTGGCCTCGGTGGGCGTCTTGTCGGCCGCCGGCAAATACACGATCGGCATTTCCAACACCGTGCAGGGCAATGGCTGGCGCGAGGAAATGGTCTGCGCCATGAAGGCGCAGGCGCTGGCTTCCGGCGAGGTGGCAAAACTCAACATCGCCCACCGCAACACCGATGCCGCCGGCCAGCTGGAGGACATCCGCAACCTGATCAGCGCCAAGGTCGACGCCATCGTCGTCAACCCGGCCGATCCGGCCGGCATCAAGGCGGGCCTGGAGGAAGCCACCAAGGCCGGCATCGTCGTCGTCGCCGTCGACCAGGCGGTCACCGAACCGTCGGCCTACATCATCTCCAACAACCAGGAGGAGTACGCCTATCTCGGCGCCAAATGGCTGTTCCAGCAGATGGGCGGCAAGGGCGAGGTGTTTTACATGCGCGGCGCGGCCGGCGCTTCGGCCGACTCTGATCGCGACAAAGGCTTCAAGAAGGCGCTGGCCGAATTCCCCGACGTGAAGGTGGCGCAGGAAGTCTTCACCGGCTGGCAGCAGGACCAGGCCAAGCAGCAGATCCTCTCCTTCCTGTCGACGGGAACGCCGATCAACGGCATCTGGACGTCCGGCATCGACAACGTCATCGTCGACGCGCTGGTGGAATCGCAGGCGCCGCTGGTGCCGATCGTCGGCGCCGACAATGCCGGCTTCGTCGGCCAGCTGAGCTCGGTCAAGGGCCTGGTGGGTGCTGCCGTCACCAACCCCGGTTCGATCGGCGGCGCGGGCGTCACGCTCGCCCTGCAGATCCTCGACGGCAAGAAGCCGGCGCAGCAGACCGTGCTGGTGCAGCCGCAGCTCTGGGAAAACGCCACCGACGAAGGCAAGGCCAAGCTGAAGGCCGCCGCCGACCCGTCGCTCAGCCCCGAATGGCCGGTCTCGATCTCGATCCCGGACTGGACGACGTATACCAAGGAGCAGATCGTGGCCTGCAAGGGGCCCGGCGAGTAA